The following are encoded together in the Streptomyces asoensis genome:
- a CDS encoding alpha/beta hydrolase: MSSGPAGHVARSTVRPNSETGTCAPLRTFLPTADGISVDSVYEPGAVVYDTSRPCTDHPVFVVAHGFTGDVDRPHVRRVASALACHGAVVTFSFRGHGRSGGRSTVGDREVLDLAAAVEWARSLGHTRVVTVGFSMGGSVVLRHAALHPGTVDAVVSVSAPARWYYRGTAPMRRLHWMVTRPAGRLVGRYGFRTRIHHRDWDPVPLSPVEAVPRIAPAPLLIVHGDRDGYFPLDHPRMLAGAAPGHAELWVEPGMGHAEHAAGDGLLARIGDWAVARAG; encoded by the coding sequence ATGAGCAGCGGTCCGGCAGGTCATGTGGCACGTTCCACCGTCCGTCCGAATTCCGAGACGGGCACGTGCGCACCATTGCGGACGTTTCTGCCCACCGCCGACGGGATTTCCGTCGATTCCGTATACGAACCGGGTGCGGTCGTATACGACACCTCCCGTCCATGCACCGATCACCCGGTGTTCGTCGTGGCCCACGGGTTCACCGGCGACGTGGACCGCCCGCACGTGCGGCGCGTGGCGTCCGCCCTCGCCTGCCACGGCGCCGTCGTGACCTTCTCCTTCCGGGGGCACGGCCGCTCCGGCGGACGCTCGACGGTCGGCGACCGCGAGGTGCTCGACCTGGCCGCCGCCGTGGAGTGGGCGCGCTCGCTCGGCCACACGCGCGTGGTGACCGTCGGCTTCTCGATGGGCGGCTCGGTGGTCCTGCGGCACGCGGCGCTCCACCCCGGGACGGTGGACGCCGTGGTCTCGGTGAGCGCCCCCGCGCGCTGGTACTACCGGGGCACCGCCCCCATGCGCCGGCTGCACTGGATGGTCACCCGCCCCGCGGGCCGCCTGGTCGGCCGCTACGGCTTCCGCACCCGTATCCACCACCGGGACTGGGACCCCGTCCCGCTGTCCCCGGTCGAGGCGGTGCCGAGGATCGCGCCCGCCCCGCTGCTGATCGTGCACGGCGACCGGGACGGCTACTTCCCCCTGGACCACCCCCGGATGCTCGCCGGGGCCGCCCCGGGCCACGCGGAACTGTGGGTGGAGCCGGGCATGGGCCACGCCGAGCACGCGGCCGGGGACGGCCTGCTGGCCCGCATAGGGGACTGGGCGGTCGCGCGGGCGGGCTAG
- a CDS encoding winged-helix domain-containing protein gives MSSLLLLTNALQPSTEVLPALGLLLHNVRVAPAEGPALVDTPGADVILIDGRRDLPQVRSLCQLLRSTGPGCPLVLVVTEGGLAAVTADWGIDDVLLDTAGPAEVEARLRLAMGRQQIVNDDSPMEIRNGDLSVDEATYSAKLKGRVLDLTFKEFELLKYLAQHPGRVFTRAQLLQEVWGYDYFGGTRTVDVHVRRLRAKLGPEHESLIGTVRNVGYRFVTPEKGERGGDDAKAKADRSERAKDDNADNLTARDAEEVSAEA, from the coding sequence ATGAGTTCTCTGCTGCTCCTGACCAACGCTCTCCAGCCGTCGACGGAGGTGCTTCCCGCCCTCGGCCTGCTGCTGCACAACGTGCGCGTGGCCCCGGCGGAAGGACCCGCCCTCGTCGACACCCCCGGCGCCGACGTCATCCTGATCGACGGCCGCCGCGACCTGCCCCAGGTGCGCAGCCTGTGCCAGCTGCTGCGCTCGACCGGCCCCGGCTGTCCGCTCGTCCTGGTCGTGACCGAGGGCGGCCTGGCCGCCGTCACCGCCGACTGGGGCATCGACGACGTCCTGCTGGACACCGCGGGCCCCGCCGAGGTCGAGGCCCGGCTGCGGCTGGCCATGGGCCGCCAGCAGATCGTCAACGACGACTCCCCGATGGAGATCCGCAACGGCGACCTGTCGGTCGACGAGGCGACCTACAGCGCCAAGCTGAAGGGCCGGGTCCTGGACCTCACCTTCAAGGAGTTCGAGCTGCTGAAGTACCTGGCCCAGCACCCGGGCCGCGTCTTCACCCGCGCCCAGCTGCTCCAGGAGGTCTGGGGCTACGACTACTTCGGCGGCACCCGCACCGTGGACGTGCACGTACGGCGGCTGCGGGCCAAGCTCGGCCCCGAGCACGAGTCGCTCATCGGAACCGTCCGGAACGTCGGTTATCGATTCGTTACGCCCGAGAAGGGCGAGCGCGGCGGCGACGACGCGAAGGCCAAAGCGGACCGCTCGGAGCGGGCAAAGGACGACAATGCGGACAACCTGACCGCCCGGGACGCCGAAGAGGTCTCGGCGGAGGCGTAG
- a CDS encoding MoaD/ThiS family protein produces MPKVTVRYWAAAKAAAGVAEEPHDAATLAEALDAARTRHPGELARVLQRCSFLVDGDPVGTREHETVRLADGGTVEVLPPFAGG; encoded by the coding sequence ATGCCCAAGGTGACGGTGCGCTACTGGGCGGCCGCCAAGGCCGCGGCCGGGGTCGCCGAGGAGCCGCACGACGCGGCCACGCTCGCCGAGGCGCTCGACGCCGCGCGTACGCGACACCCCGGTGAACTCGCGCGTGTCCTGCAACGATGCTCGTTCCTCGTCGACGGTGACCCCGTGGGCACCCGCGAACATGAGACGGTACGGCTGGCCGACGGCGGCACGGTCGAGGTGCTCCCGCCGTTCGCAGGAGGGTGA
- a CDS encoding LacI family DNA-binding transcriptional regulator, translated as MAKVTRDDVARLAGTSTAVVSYVINNGPRPVAPATRERVLAAIKELGYRPDRVAQAMASRRTDLIGLIIPDARQPFFGEMAHAVEQAASERGKMVLVGNTDYVAEREVHYLRAFLGMRVSGLILVSHALNDLAAAEIDAWDARVVLLHERPEAIDDVAVVTDDLGGAQVAVRHLLEHGHPYVACVGGTADTPSVGDPVSDHVEGWRRAMEEAGLSTEGRLFEAPYNRYDAYRVSLKLLAGPDRPPAVFCSTDDQAIGLLRAARELRIDVPGELAVIGFDDIKEAALADPPMTTIASDRSAMARAAVDLVLDDGLRVAGSRRERLKVFPSRLVVRGSCGCE; from the coding sequence GTGGCCAAGGTGACTCGGGACGATGTGGCGCGACTGGCGGGGACTTCGACCGCCGTCGTCAGCTACGTCATCAACAACGGACCCCGGCCGGTCGCCCCGGCCACGCGCGAGCGCGTTCTCGCAGCGATCAAGGAACTGGGGTACCGGCCCGACCGGGTCGCCCAGGCCATGGCGTCCCGGCGCACCGACCTCATAGGTCTGATCATCCCGGACGCCCGCCAGCCGTTCTTCGGCGAGATGGCGCACGCGGTCGAGCAGGCCGCCTCCGAGCGCGGGAAGATGGTGCTGGTCGGCAACACCGACTACGTCGCCGAGCGCGAGGTCCACTACCTGCGCGCCTTCCTCGGGATGCGCGTCTCCGGCCTCATCCTCGTCAGCCACGCGCTGAACGACCTGGCGGCCGCGGAGATCGACGCCTGGGACGCCCGGGTGGTCCTGCTGCACGAACGCCCCGAGGCCATCGACGACGTCGCCGTCGTCACCGACGACCTCGGCGGCGCCCAGGTCGCCGTCCGCCACCTCCTGGAGCACGGCCACCCGTACGTGGCCTGTGTCGGCGGCACCGCGGACACCCCGTCCGTCGGCGACCCCGTCTCCGACCACGTCGAGGGCTGGCGGCGCGCGATGGAGGAGGCCGGTCTCAGCACCGAGGGCCGGCTCTTCGAGGCGCCGTACAACCGCTACGACGCCTACCGCGTCTCCCTCAAGCTGCTGGCGGGCCCGGACCGGCCGCCGGCCGTCTTCTGCTCCACCGACGACCAGGCCATCGGCCTGCTGCGAGCGGCCCGGGAGCTGCGCATCGACGTGCCGGGCGAGCTGGCCGTCATCGGCTTCGACGACATCAAGGAAGCCGCCCTCGCCGACCCGCCCATGACAACGATCGCATCGGACCGCTCGGCGATGGCCCGGGCGGCCGTCGACCTGGTCCTCGACGACGGGCTGCGGGTCGCGGGGTCACGGCGCGAGCGGCTGAAGGTGTTCCCGTCGCGGCTGGTGGTCCGGGGCTCCTGCGGCTGCGAGTAG